One Aegilops tauschii subsp. strangulata cultivar AL8/78 chromosome 7, Aet v6.0, whole genome shotgun sequence genomic window carries:
- the LOC109749894 gene encoding 3-ketoacyl-CoA synthase 5: MSSSVQAQPTRLKLKAVYRLIVDNFLAASCVVALVRLGPAELISCLRPVHLFFAAAAAAVYLMLRPRAVYLIDYACFDTSPLVRIPMASFIEHTKHTPTMSERSVRFMSRLLARSGLGEETCLPEAHHFIPTLEYCTLENARAEFKLVVFSAIDDLLAKTGVASDSIGVLVLNCSLFCPTPSLVDIIVNKYNLRADIRSVNLSGMGCSAGLISVGLARNLLQVVPRGSRALVVSTETMTPNYYVGNERAMLLPNCLFRVGGVAALLSTSPANARFRLKHVVRTFTGADDDNAYRCVFQEEDEQGNVGINLSKNLMAIAGASLQANITRIGPLVLPVSEQLLFALSFVARKAIRGTRIRPYIPDFSTAFKHLCIHAGGRAVIDELQKRLHLSDEQVEASRMTLHRFGNTSSSSPWYELAYMEAKGRMRKGHRVWMIGFGSGFKCNSVVWECIQPAAGNTHGPWSTSIHRYPVDIPDVLSQ, from the coding sequence ATGAGCTCGTCGGTCCAGGCCCAACCCACGCGGCTCAAGCTCAAGGCCGTGTACCGGCTGATCGTGGACAACTTCCTTGCCGCTTCCTGTGTCGTCGCCCTCGTGCGGCTCGGGCCGGCGGAGCTCATCAGCTGCCTCCGGCCAGTGCACCTGTTCTTTGCGGCCGCAGCGGCCGCCGTGTACCTAATGCTCCGCCCGCGCGCGGTGTACCTGATCGACTACGCCTGCTTCGACACCTCGCCGCTTGTTCGCATCCCCATGGCTTCATTCATTGAGCACACCAAGCATACGCCCACCATGAGCGAGCGCAGCGTCCGGTTCATGTCGCGACTGCTGGCGCGCTCCGGGCTTGGGGAAGAGACCTGCCTGCCGGAGGCGCACCACTTCATCCCGACGCTGGAGTACTGCACCCTCGAGAATGCCCGCGCCGAGTTCAAGCTCGTCGTCTTCTCGGCCATCGACGACCTACTCGCCAAGACCGGTGTCGCCTCAGACTCCATCGGCGTGCTCGTCCTCAACTGCAGCCTCTTCTGCCCCACGCCATCCTTGGTCGACATCATCGTGAACAAGTACAACCTGCGCGCCGACATCCGTAGCGTAAACCTCTCGGGCATGGGGTGCAGCGCGGGTCTCATCTCCGTGGGGCTCGCCAGGAACCTCCTGCAGGTCGTTCCCCGGGGCTCCCGCGCGCTGGTCGTCTCCACCGAGACCATGACGCCGAACTACTACGTCGGCAACGAGCGTGCGATGCTCCTGCCAAACTGCCTGTTCCGCGTCGGCGGGGTGGCGGCGCTGCTGTCGACGTCCCCCGCAAACGCCCGGTTCCGCCTGAAGCACGTCGTGCGCACCTTCACCGGCGCGGACGACGACAATGCTTACCGGTGCGTGTTCCAGGAGGAGGACGAGCAAGGGAACGTCGGGATCAACCTCAGCAAGAACCTGATGGCCATTGCCGGGGCCTCGCTGCAGGCCAACATCACCAGGATCGGGCCGCTCGTCCTGCCGGTCTCGGAGCAGCTCCTCTTCGCCCTATCCTTCGTGGCACGGAAGGCGATTCGCGGCACGCGGATCAGGCCCTACATCCCAGACTTCTCCACGGCGTTCAAGCACCTTTGCATCCACGCCGGCGGCCGCGCGGTCATCGATGAGCTGCAGAAGAGGCTCCACCTCTCCGACGAGCAGGTGGAGGCGTCACGGATGACGCTGCACCGGTTCGGAAACACGTCTAGCAGCTCGCCGTGGTACGAGCTGGCCTACATGGAGGCCAAAGGGCGGATGCGCAAGGGCCACCGCGTTTGGATGATCGGCTTCGGCTCAGGGTTCAAGTGCAACAGCGTGGTGTGGGAGTGCATCCAGCCAGCTGCCGGCAACACCCATGGGCCGTGGAGCACGTCCATCCACAGGTATCCTGTGGACATTCCCGACGTGCTAAGCCAGTAG